The genomic window TCTCTTCAGGAGGGGCccagagccgccacctgcagcgccagcatcccataggagcaccggttctagtcccggctgctcctcttcccatccagctctcagctgtggcctgggaaggcagtggaggatgcctgagtgcttgggccctgcacccgcacgggagaccccgaggaggctcctggctccggattggcgcagctccggccgttgcggcagttggggagtgaaccagcaggtggaagacctctctgcctctctgtaactctgcctttcgaactaaataaatgaatctttaaaaaaaatcttcagaaacATCAGCGGGAAGGAACGCCCGTGCAGCTGACACTGAGCTGCGTGCTCGCGCTGGCTGCCCGGCCCTTGGGCAGCACTGGACTTGGCTTGTCCAGCTCACGGCCACCAGCACTGGGGTGGGGCTCACCGGGGCTGTGTgcaaatgtatttgaaagccataaGGAGAgacctccatctgctagttcactgtgCAGacggctgaagcccggagctccatccgggtctcccgcgtgggtgcggggcccaggcTCGTGGGgcagctctgctgctttcccaggccgtcaccAGGGGGCTGGGTCGGAGGTGGGGCAGCGCCTCTGTGGGGTGCCCAAGCTACAGGGGACAGCTCAGCCCCGGCCTCTGTCACGAGGTGTGAGGGTGACAGGGGAGCTCCACACCCTGTCCTGGCCAAGTGGGGTGGCCCCCGGGAGCCCCGAGCTAGCAGCAGTGTGGCCGGTGCAGCACCCAACactccccacagacacacagggcAGCACAAGGGCTTTAATGGCGTTGGCTACAgcgcggggtgggcggggctcagCAGATGACGCGCAGGGCCGGCCGGGCCTTCTCCAGGGCCTGTAGCTGCTCCTCCATCTCCTGCGTCCAGTAAATGTCGTACAGTCTGCAGCAGAAGGGGAGGGGCTTGGGTCTGGGGtctgctcctgcccccaccccccccacgcCCCGCTGCTCACATGAGGTACTGGAGGGTGCAGGCCGGCTGCCGGGCGCTGTCCAGGAGCTGCAGCAGCCCCGGGTCCCCCATGCAGTTGTTGCTGAGGTCCAgcttctgcaggctggggctgaccAGCAGGACCGAGGCCAGGCTGCCACAGCCGCTGTCACTCACATCACAGTCCCCCAGGCTGGTGAGAGCAAGGCAGGGGTCAGGACCCACAGGGGCTGCGACCCCTGAGACACCTGCATGGGGCAGCCTGGGCCCCCGACGTCCTGGCCCCGGGCACTCAGAGCCTCGGAGAGGTGGGCAGACGGACTCAGGAGCAGCAGCGGCGGCCCAGGAAGGTCCCTGTGGTGCACACCAGGCTCCCAGGGTGCCTCGGTCCTGTCAGCCGGCCTGGACACAAAGTGGGGCCACGGCCACGGGGGACCTGGAGGGAGGGGCTTCTGGCCCCACGCCCAGCCCAGGACAGAGCCGAGGCCAGGGTGTccgagggagggagtgagggcaTGCTCTGGACGTGTGCAGGATGTGGGGCAGGACCAGAGGCCATTGCTGGGTCCTGTGGGGGGCAAAGTCACAGAAGCACCAGGGACGCAGCAGAGTGAGCCAAGGCCCATATCCCGCAGAAGCACCCGGAACCCTGGGCGCGGGGTCAGAGGTCGCAGGAGCTGCCAGGGCACAGGGCTGAGGACGCCGGCGTCCCCGCGGCAGTGCCCGGGTgctgtcctggctccagcctcctgacaACGCTCCCCGGGAGGCTGCCGTGAGGGCTCAGGTTCTTGTGCACCTGCCGCCCACGCGGGGGACCAGAGTCCCGGGCATCGGGGAGTGGGCCGGCAGGTGGGAGCTCGCTCCACCTTTCTCCCCGGCCCTGTCTCCAGATGCGAGGGGAACAGAGGGCCGTGTCCGCACTCACCAGAGCACCTGCAGCACGCAGCCCGGCTGGCGcaggccctggcacagcccctgcacGCCCGCGTCCCCCAGCTGGTTGCTGCTCAGCTGCAGCTCCAGGAGAGACCGGTTCTGGCCCAGCACGGAGCCGAAGTGGGGGCAGCAGGCGGCCGTCAGGTTGCAAGACTTTACCCTGCGGGAAGGGGGCGCTGCAGGGTGCCGgccactctgggggggggggtgtcccaggGCCCCAcgctccaccccacccccgccgcgccgcgccgcgcgccCGGGGCCGCTGCTGCTCACCACAGcgactgcaggcggcagctgggCTCCAGCAGGGCCTCGCACAGCAGCTGGGCCCCCTCGTCCCCCAGCGCGTTCCCGGCCACGCTGAGCTCCTTCAGGCTGTCCTTGGCTTTCAGCAGGCCGCTCAGGTCACGGCAGCCCTCGGCGGTGAGGCCACAGTCCCAGAGCCTGCAGGATGGGACGGACGCTGTCTCCGggcgccccgcgcccccgccgtgcccggccccggccccccaccccgccgtgcGGGACTCACCACAGGGTCTGCAGCCGCGAGCCCGGCTGCAGCAGGCCGGGGCACAGCGCGGCCAGCCCCGCGTCGCCCAGCGGGTTGTCGCCCAGGTGCAGCTCCTGCAGCGTGGCCGTGCCCGCCACGGCCTCCGCCAGCTCCCTGCAGTTGGCCGTCGTGACGCCACAGCTCTCCAGCCTGGGGAGAGGGTGCGCGTGAGGGCCCGCGCCCCACCCGCGCCCCAAGCCCCACGCCCGCGTCCCGCGTCCCGCACCGTACTTGAGCACCTCCAGCTGGGAGGCCGAGTCCTTCAGGCCCTGGCACAGCGCGCGGACGCCGGCTTCCCCA from Oryctolagus cuniculus chromosome 1, mOryCun1.1, whole genome shotgun sequence includes these protein-coding regions:
- the RNH1 gene encoding ribonuclease inhibitor; protein product: MSLDIQFQQLTDAGWTELLPQIQQCPVVRIEDCGLTEPRCRDVSTALQANPALTELSLDLNELGDAGVGLVLQGLQSPGCQLRKLSLQTCCLTEAGCGVLPSALRAMPSLRELQLSDNALGDAGLRLLCQGLLDAQCCVERLRLEYCKLSAASCEALASVLRAKPGLKELALSNNDLGEAGVRALCQGLKDSASQLEVLKLESCGVTTANCRELAEAVAGTATLQELHLGDNPLGDAGLAALCPGLLQPGSRLQTLWLWDCGLTAEGCRDLSGLLKAKDSLKELSVAGNALGDEGAQLLCEALLEPSCRLQSLWVKSCNLTAACCPHFGSVLGQNRSLLELQLSSNQLGDAGVQGLCQGLRQPGCVLQVLCLGDCDVSDSGCGSLASVLLVSPSLQKLDLSNNCMGDPGLLQLLDSARQPACTLQYLILYDIYWTQEMEEQLQALEKARPALRVIC